A window of Rhododendron vialii isolate Sample 1 chromosome 11a, ASM3025357v1 contains these coding sequences:
- the LOC131308241 gene encoding uncharacterized protein LOC131308241 — MVEMPLQAVGEQMLVELAMAATSGHYLTSQSHSLGNQVVSLSEANMKLTKQGASMMAELKKVTDETDATLQSKRGLEEERDVAMATARSLEQKFLEWDGELEKCNTISQEMVEKVSARRDAILLFLQSPEYRQDITKQYFDGFEAMRSCIALAYQNLDFSKFEVDDDDGLSSLDGGRKEDD, encoded by the exons ATGGTTGAGATGCCTCTCCAAGCCGTGGGGGAGCAGATGCTTGTTGAATTAGCCATG gCTGCAACTAGTGGCCACTATCTTACCTCTCAGAGCCATAGCTTGGGGAACCAAGTGGTCTCCCTTTCTGAGGCTAACATGAAGCTCACAAAGCAGGGTGCCTCCATGATGGCGGAGCTTAAAAAGGTTACTGATGAAACAGATGCTACCCTCCAGTCGAAGAGAGGgttggaagaggagagagatgtcGCCATGGCGACTGCTAGGAGTCTGGAGCAAAAATTTTTGGAGTGGGATGGTGAGCTCGAGAAGTGCAATACCATAAGTCAAGAGATGGTGGAGAAAGTGAGTGCTCGTAGGGATGCTATTTTGCTCTTCCTGCAGTCTCCTGAGTACCGTCAAGACATAACCAAGCAATACTTTGATGGGTTTGAAGCAATGAGGAGCTGTATTGCCTTGGCTTaccaaaatttggatttttccaaatttgaggttgatgatgatgatgggcTCTCCAGTTTGGATGGGGGAAGGAAGGAGGATGACTAA